ACTGGCAACTCAACCGGAGCAATACTCATGTGTAACGACAAGATCATTCGTCGCATCGCCGGCGTCTTCGTCATGCTGTCCGTGGCCTTAGGCTACTTCGTACACCCCGGCTTCCTGTTCTTCACGGCCTTCGTGGGGTTCAACCTCTTCCAGTCGAGCATCACGAACTGCTGTCCGCTTGAACTGATGCTGGGGAAGGCGGGTATGTTCGGATGCACCCCGAAGCGCAGTTAAGACACTTACGGAACCCCATCGATGACCACCACCAGTGCTCGGAAGGCGGTGCTCCCCTGCACCGCCTGCGGCAAACTCAACCGCGTTGACCTATCCCGGGCCGATGCGCAGCCGAAGTGCGGGACCTGTCGCGTACCACTCGTGCTCGACGCGCCGGTGGTGCTCACCGACGCCAACTTCGACACCGTGGTCGCAAACAGCACGGTGCCGGTGATGGTCGACTTCTACGCCGACTGGTGTGGACCCTGCAAGATGATGGCGCCGGTGTTCGCGCAGTTCGCGAAGCAGCAGCGCGGACAGGCGATCGTGGCGAAGGTCGACACCGATCGCAATCCTGGTGTCGCATCGCGCTTCGCGATCCGAAGCATCCCCACGATCGCGCTCCTCAAAGACGGCAAGGAAGTGGCGCGTCAGGTCGGCGCCGTGCCGATGGGCCAGCTGGAGCAGATGGTGATCAGCGCCCGCTGATCACCTTCTTCCGTTCAGCCAGTTCGCTCTCCAATCGTCCGCAGACCAGTTCGCAGAGCTTGAGCACATCGGCGTCGGCGAGTTCATAGCGCACGTACACGCCGTCGCGCTCGCGGCTCACCAATCCGTGATTGAACAGGATGGCCAGATGCCGCGAGACATTGGCCTGACCCATGCCAGTAGCTTCGACCAGCTCGTTCACCGTGCACGAGCCGCCACGCAGTTCCTGCAGGAGACTGAGCCGCGCCCGGTCGCTCAATGCCTTGAACCGGTCCGCCACCAGGTCAAGCAACTCCGGACGCATCACCTTGTGAGCCATCAGTATCCCCGCGCAAGAAATTCACGTATACACGCGTATGAATATACCAGAGACACCACGAGGACGGCAACCATCGCCGTCCTCGTGGACTTTCGAGGCGCGACTCAAGCCAGCGAGGCTTCCAGGCTGATCTCGGCCTTGAACAGCCGCGACACCGGGCAGCCCGCTTTCGCGTTCTCGGCCAGCGTCTGGAACTGCTCGGCCGTGATGCCGGGAATCGTGGCCGCGAGCTTCAGCACGATCTGAGTGATCGTCTGATTGCCGTCCACCGGCTCCATGGTCAGCACCGCGGTCGTGTTGATCTCATCGGCGGTGAAGCCGGCGTTGGCCAGCTGGAACGACAGCGCCATCGAGAAGCAGCCGGCGTGCGCGGCCGCGATCAGCTCTTCGGGGTTCGTGCCATTCCGCCCGTCTTCGTCCTGGAAGCGGAGCTTAAACGAATACGGCTGCGCATTCAGCACGCCGCTCGGCGTCGTGAGCGTGCCGCTGCCTTCCTTGCCCGTGCCCTTCCAGACTGCCTGTGCTGTGCGCTGCATCGACCAACCCTCGCGTACGAGATCATATCGGACGGGCACCGGACGGCACCCTCCCCAGCTCCAGAGCAAATATGGGGCCTTGCCTTGCGCCGCGCCGAGCCCTCTTTTGTGGGACGATTCCCTCTGCCCCGGCTCCCGATGTCCGCCTCACTCGCTCTGCCCCGCCGCGCCCTTGTGGCGCTGTTTACCCTCTCCGCCGCGACGCTGTCGGCCCAGACAACCCGCGATCCCGCCACCCTCCCCGTCGTGCTGCGCGCCTCGCGGGTCATCGATGGGACGGGACGTACCCTGCGCAATCAGGACGTCACCGTGCAAGGTGGCCGGATCACCGCTATGCGCGCGTCGGTTGGCCCTCTGCCGGCGAGAGGCATCGATCTGGGCGCGCGCACGCTGCTGCCGGGATTGATCGATACGCACGTCCATTTGGGCTGGTACATCACCGACAAGCAGCGGCTCCATGAGGATCGCGATGGTGATACCCCCGACGTGAGCACGCTTCAGCGCGCGGGGAATGCCTGGGCCACGCTGCGGGCGGGCTTCACCACGGTGCAGAGCATCGGCGAGGCCGACAACGCCGTGCTGCGTGATGCGATCAATGCGGGTCGTATTCCCGGTCCTCGGGTGCTCACGTCACTGGGCACGCTGAACGAACGCACCGGGGGCGGATCACCCGATTCGCTCCGCGCGTCGGTGCGTCGATTTAAGGCACGCGGCGCCGACGTCATCAAGATCTTCGCCTCCAAGTCGATTCGGGACGGCGGCGAGGCCACCATGACACCGGAGCAGCTCGAGGCGGCCTGTGGAGAATCGAAGGCGCAGGGGCTGCGCTCGGTGGTGCATGCGCATTCGGCCGAGGCCGTGCAACGCGCGGCGCGCGCCGGCTGCACGCAGGTAGAGCATGGAGTATTCGCCGACGACGCCACGCGCGCGTTGCTCGTACAGCGCGGCACGTTCTTCGATCCGCAGTGCGGCCTCGTGTTTCACAACTATCTCGACAACAAGCCGTGGTTCGAGGGCATCGGCAACTACAACGCGGCCGGCTTCGCGTCGATGGAACAGGCGATTCCGTTGGCCGAGAAGGGCATCGGGCTCGCCGCGAAGCTGCCCACGCTCAAGCTCGTGTTCGGCACCGATGCCGTGGCGGGCGCGCATGGGCGAAATGCCGAAGAGCTGGTGTGTCGCGTACGTCGTGGTGGCCAGCCAGCGATGGACGCGATCGTCAGTGCGACCAGCCGGGCCGCCGAGTCGCTTGGACTCGAGAAGGAGATCGGCCGCATCGCCGTGGGATACGCGGCGGACCTCATCGCGACCGACGGCGATCCCGTGGCGCAGATCGAAGCGTCACAGCTCGTGTCCTTCGTGATGAAGGGTGGCCGCGTGTATCGCCACGACGCAGCACGCCGTACCGGAGCTCGGAAATGACGTCCAGACGCAGCTTTCTCAAGACCGCCGGCGCCCTGACTGCCGGTGTCGCCACCGTTGGCACCAGCACCGCGTGCGCCGTGAAAGACCCGACCGCAAGCAATGCGACCGGACAGGAGAACAGCGCGGAGCGCGTGCGCGGATTCGATCGCGTACTGCTCGATGCCGTGGCGACCGCCGTCTTGCCGGCGTCACTCGGCGCGACCGGTATCCGCACGGCGACCAATGCGTTCGTCGCTTGGGCCGACGACTACGAACCGGTGGCGGAGGAGATGCACGGATATGGCTACGCCGACGTGCGTTACCTGCCGGCCGACCCCTCTCCGGCCTGGCGCGCGCAGCTCTCCGCACTGGAGCTGCTGGCGCATAAACATGGCACTGAAGGCTTCGCCACCCTCCCAATGGCACAGCGTCAGGAGCTGCTCAGCGCCGTGCTGCGCGACCAGCGAGGCGACCGATTACCGGCACCGCTCAATGCCAACCACGTTGCGATCGCGTTGCTGTCGCATTGGTCATCGGGGCCTAATGCGTGGGACGCCGCTCTCGGCGCCCGTGTCGCGCCCGGTGTGTGCCGCACGCTGGGTGATGCCACGCGCAAGCCGTTGCCTGTCACCATGGAGCCGCGCACATGATCACGCACAATGCGGATATCGTGATCGTCGGCAGTGGCATCACCGCCGCGTTGATGGCGGCGTCGCTGGCCGAGAAGACCACGAAGTCGATTTTGGTCGTTGAAGCAGGAAAGCCCACGACACCGTTCGCCGACCGGGTCAAGGCGCGCGAGCGTTGGCGCGCGTATGGAGAGAGCCCCTGGAAGCAGGATCATCTCGACGACCAGAACGCGACGGGCACCACGTGGGGCTTCTCACCCAGCATGAACGTGGGCGGCTTGGCGATGCACTGGGGCGGTGTGTCGCCGCGCTATTCGCCGGAGGACTTTGCACTGCGCTCGATGTACGGCGTGGGCAGCGACTGGCCGTTCAACTACGACGATCTCGATCCGTTCTATCAGGAAGCGGAAGAGCGGATGGGTGTGGCCGGCGAACAAGGGCCGGTCGCGCTCGATCCGCGAGGCAAGCCATATCCATTGCCGCCGCTTCCGATCAACTACAACCTTGCACAGTTGCAGCAGTGGGCCACCAAGGCCGGCATTGTCACGTGGAGCACACCGAGCGCGAAGAACTCCGTGGCGCAAGACGGGCGTGGGCAATGCCAGCGGTGCGACACCTGCTATCCCGTGTGCCCCACGGGTGCGAAGTACTCGCCCGACTTCACGTGGGATGCGTTGGTCGCGCGCAAGCGGATCACGCTCGTGACCGAGACACTGGTGCGTAAGCTCGAGGCCGACCCGAAAACGGGCCGCATCACGCGGGCCACGGGCAATCGCACGAACGCTTCGGGCGAGGAAGTCACCATTGAAGGCGGCACGTTCGTACTGGCGGCCGGCTTCGTGTGGTCACCGCATCTGCTGCTGTTGTCGAAGAGCAGCGCGTTCCCCGATGGACTGGCCAATCGCAGCGGACTGGTTGGCAAGTATCTCGCCGGGCATCGCAACGTGAACGCGTATTTGCGGTTGCCGATGGAGCTGTTCCCCGGCATCAACGTGCAGCATTCGCTGGTGTCGAAGCAGTTCATGCGGGTGCCGCGCTCGGCGCGCTATCTGCGCCACGACCTGCGCATCTGGGAGTCAAGCGTCGGGCGTGAACCGCGTTTGCGCGACGACGATGGCCGCGTGCAGTTCGGCGATGACCTGATGAAGGATTGGCAGCAGCGCGCGAAGGGCGCGACTGCTCGGGTGCGTGGCTACTACGATGTGCTGCCCGACAAGGAGAGCGCGCTCGCGCTCGACGCGAAGAAGGTCAACCGCTTCGGCGATCCGATGCCGAACGTCTCGTTCAAGGACGCGCCGGAGAGCGCGGCGTTGAAGGAGTGGCAGGAAGAGCAACTGCGTGACCTGTTCCGTACGATGGCGAAAGCCGGCGGCGGCGAAATCCTGCGCATGGAGAACAGCGCCAACGATCTCGGGCAGGAGCACCCGGTCGGCGGTTGCCGGATGGGAACTGACCCGACACAAAGCGTGGTGGATGCGCACGGACGTGCCCACGACCACGAGAATCTGTGGGTGGCCGGCGCGCCAGCACAGCCCACGGCCTCGTGCTGCAACGGCACGCTCACCTTCGTGGCGGTGGGGCTGCGCACAGCGGCGGCGATCGCGGGAGCCGCCGCAGTCTGAGCAAACGACACCCGTCGACACTGCAACAGCTGGAACACGGATTGTGGAGGATTGCGCGGGTCACACAGATAAGCCAAAAGCGATAACTGCACGACGCGTAGATGACGCGGCGGGCGGCAGATTTGTGTCGAATCTGGAGATCTCCGGCTGATCGTTTCGGCTTCGGGCTTTCCCTGACACGGTTCGCCAAGGCACTTTTCAGGGGTACGCACCCTCCACCCATCCTGCCGATGCGCCGTTCTCTCCTTCGTGCCATTCTTTCCGGCCCGCTCGTGGCCGCCCCTCTGCTTGCCCAGTCGCGCGCTATCACCGCCGCCGACTACGCGCGGGCCGAGCGCTTCCTCGCGTTCAACACGTCGAACCTCGTGTCGCGCACCGGCGTGCAGCCGACGTGGCTCCCCGATGGCCGGTTCACGTACCGCGTGCGGCTGGCGGATGGAAGTTCACCGCTCGTGGTGGTCGACCCGATCAAGGGGACCAAGACGGACTGCACCGCCGCGGGCGCCAACTGCCCGGCTGAGCCCGCACGTGCCAACGGCCGCCCGGCCGCCCGGCCCGGTGGTCGCCCGCCCGAGCATGTCTCACCCGACGGCAAGACCGCCGCGTTCATCCGCGACTGGAATCTCTGGGTGCGCGATGTGGCCACCAACAAGGAGACGCAGGTCACGACCGATGGCGTGAAAGACTTCGGGTACGCGACCGATAACGCCGGCTGGATTCACTCGGATCGCGCGATCCTGACGTGGTCGCCCGATTCCAAGAAGATGGCCACGTTCCAGCAGGATCAGCGCAACGTCGGCGAGATGTACCTCGTGAAGATGAAGGTCGGTCATCCCGAACTGAGCGCGTGGAAGTATCCGCTGCCGGGCGACAGCGTGGTGTCGATGATACACCGGGTGATCGTCGATCTGTCTGCGTCGACGCCGAAGGTGGTGCGCTTCAAGATGCCGGCCGATCAGCATCGCTCGTCGGTGTGCGATCACATCTCGTGCAGTGGCGGTGAACTCTCCGACGTGGAATGGTACGCGGACGGCTCCAAGCTTGCGTTCCTGTCGAACTCGCGGGACCACAAAATCGCCACACTGCGCATCGCCGACGCCAGCACGGGTGACGTGCGCGACGTGCTGCGCGAAGAGGTGGCCACACAGTTCGAGAGCGGTGACAACGTGGCGAACTGGCGTGTGCTGCCGGCGACCAACGAAGTGATCTGGTTCTCCGAACGCGATGACTGGGGACAGCTGTATCTGTACGACCTCGCCACGGGCGCGCTCAAGTCGAAGATCACGACTGGCGACGGGCCGGTGCTCTCGGTGGAGCGCGTGGATGCGAAGGCCCGCATGATCTGGTTCGTCGCCGCCGGCAAGATTCCGGGGCGCGATCCGTACTTCCGTCATCTGTATCGCATCGGCATGAACGGGAAGGGGCTGACGCTCCTTACGCCGGAAGACGGCGACCACAACACCACGCTGTCGCCCAACGGCGCCGTGTTCGTGGATAGTTGGTCGCGCGCCGACCTCGCGCCGATCGCCGTGCTGCGCAACGCGAGCACGGGAAAGCTGATCTCGACACTGGAACAGGGTGACATTTCGAAGCTCGTCGCGACGGGCTGGAAGGCCCCCACGCGCATCACCGTCAAGGATCGCGCCGGTAAATGGGACCTATACGGCGTGATGTGGACGCCGACCGCGCTCGACTCGACGAAGAAGTACCCGATTATCAACTACATCTATCCAGGTCCGCAGGGCGGCAGTGTGGGCAGCCGTCAGTTCTCGGCCGCGACGCGCGACAATCAGGCGCTGGCCGAGTTGGGGTTCATCGTCGTGGCGATCGACGGCACCGGAAACCCGACGCGCTCGAAGTCTTTTCACGACGCGTACTACGGTCGCATGAGCGACAACACGCTTCCCGATCAGATCGCGGGCATGAAGCAGTTGGCCGAGCGCTATCGCTTCATCGATCTGGAACGCGCGGGCATGTGGGGCCACTCGGGCGGCGGTTTCGCCACGGCCTCGGCGATGTTCCAGTACCCGGACTTCTTCAAGGTCGGTATTTCCGAGTCGGGCAATCACGACAACCGCAACTACGAAGACGATTGGGGCGAGCGCTACCACGGCCTGCTCACCAAGAGCGGTGCGGTGGACAACTACGACAAGGAAGCGAATCAGACGCTGGCCAAGCACCTGAAGGGGAAGCTGATGCTGGCGCACGGCACGATGGACGACAACGTGCCTCCCGACAACACGTGGCTCGTCGTCGATGCCCTGATCAAGGCCGGTAAGGACTTCGACCTCGTCATGATTCCGAACGCGGCACACGGCTATGGCGCGGCCTCGAACTACATGATGCGCCGTCGGTGGGACTACTTCGTGCAGCATCTTCTGGGTGCCACGCCGCCAAAGGAGTATCAGATCGGGCCGAAAAACTGAGATCGCACACGCCACGCTGCTAGATTCCACATATGGACCGTCTCTTTGTGATGATCGGCGCCCTTTCTGGCGGTATCGGCGTAGCCGCCGGTGCCTTCGGCGCGCATGCCCTCAAGGCCCGTCTCGAACCTCGCATGCTCGAGGTGTTCGAGACGGGCGCTCGGTACCAGATGTACCACGCCATCGCGCTGCTGGCGGCGGCGTGGATTGTCACCCGCTTCCCAGGTTCACTCGCCAACGCGAGTGGGTGGCTCTTCCTGGCCGGCACCCTGCTCTTCTCGGGGTCGCTCTACGCGATGGCGCTGACGGGCGTCAGGGCACTCGGTGCGATCACGCCGTTGGGTGGCGTCTGCTTCATTGCCGGCTGGGCTTGCCTGGCGCTCGCCGCGATGCGCGCGCGCTAATCCGGTGTGCGGACGACCGTGAGTTGAGCGCACGGCTGCTGGGCGCGCAGTAGTCACACAACGGCTGCGATGAGCGGTGTGGACCGCAGTTTGCGTTGCGATGCGGGATGCACGTCTTACATCACACGCCACGTACGGCGCCAGCGAATTGGCTCCCGTTCGTCGTCCGGCCCGCCGTTTCTTTATGGCTCACGTCGCTCGTGCTCTTGCTGGCAGCAGTATCCAGCCCTGCCGACGCGCAGCCGAACACTGAGCGCGGCCCCCGAACGGCGCAGCGGGAGTCCCCTGAAATTCGGGAGCTGAAGATCACGGGGACGTCGAAGCTGCCCGTCGCAGCATTGCGGCAAAGCCTCGTGTCGAAACCGTCTGCATGCAAGAGCCTGCTGCTCAAGCCGTTCTGTGTGATCACGAAGTCGCGGCACATCTACGAGCGAAGCTATCTCGACCGCGATGAGTTTCAACGCGACGTGCTTCGCGCGCTGGTGTTCTACTTTCGCCGCGGATATCGCGACGTCGCCATCGACACCAGCATCGTTCGGGTCGGTTCCAATGCGGTGCGGATCACGATGTCGGTCAAAGAGGGACCGCCTACACGCGTTGCATCCACGAGCGTGGTCTCATTCGCTCCCGTCCCGATCGACAGCGCCGGCCTGATCCGTCCGCGCGTGAATGAGCCCCTCAACCTGCTCGCCATCGATTCCACCGTCGCGAGCGTTCGCGACGCGCTGTGGGAGAAGGGCTTCGCCGATGCGGTCATCACGCCGTCGACCAAGGTCGATTCCGCGGCTGACAGTGCCTCGTTGAGCTTTCGCGTGGACCCCAAGCGGCGAGTCACGATCGGCGAGGTGCGCATCGAGGGTGTTGAGAAGATCTCCGAACTCGCGATTCGACGGTCGCTGCGAATCGCGCCCGGCGATGTCTTTCGTCGTTCCCGCATCGCGCAGAGCCAGCGTGCGCTCTACGAGTCGGCGCTCTTTCGTCGCGCGACGATCGATACGCTCGCGCACGCCCCCGGCGTGCCGGACAGCGTGAAGTCGCTCATCGTGCGCGTCATCGAGGCGCCGCAGCGCGAAGCACGCGCCAGCGTCGGATTCACGACGGCAGATTTTGTCCAGGCTGAGGCCCGGTTCACCGACAACTATTGGCTTGGCGGCACGAGAAAGTTCGACGCGACCATCACTGTCGGCAATCTGCTCGCCGAGCAACTCACGCAGAGTCAGTTTTTTGTGAACTTCACGAATATCTCGCGAGATAACGCGTTGGGCCGCTTCTATTCGCCGACGTATCAGGCCAGTGTGGAGGCGCGACAGCGCTGGTTCCGCTCGCCACGGAACACGATCGGAGCCGGTCTTTTTACCCATCGGCGAAGCTCACCAGGTGTGTTCGTAGATCGCGGATACGGCGCCAGCGGCACGTTCACGCGCGAGCTGGCCGTGCGCACGCCGCTGAGTGCCACCTATCGCTTCGAAATCAGCAGTGTCGAGGCTGGCGACGTGTACTTCTGTGTGAACTACGGCGTGTGTGATGCCTCGACCATTCTGGCGCTCCGTGGTCAGCAACGACTCTCCCCCGCCGCCGCCGTCATTTCGATGGACCGCAGCGATTCACCGCTGTCGCCCACGCGCGGCATTCGCTTCCGCGCCGAAGCTGAACACGCATCGGCATTGACTGCCTCCGACTTCCGGTACAATCGCGCGTTGGCGGATGTGGCGATGTATAGGCCGCTGCCCTTCCGAAACATCGTCGCCGCGCTTCATGTGCGGGCGGGATGGGTTCAACCGCTTGCCAGCACCGCTGGCGCCGTAGGGCTGCCCGCGAACCGCGAAGCACTGGGCTCTGCGGAAATCCTGCATCCGCGCAAACGCTTCTACGCCGGCGGTGCGCAGAGCGTGCGAGGCTTCGGCGAGAACCAGCTCGGCCCACGGGTGCTCACGATCGCGCCGGACGTTCTACGCGGACGGGCCATCAGCAAGGGCGACACCACGTACGGTTGCGCGCTAGCCACTCCGATCGCCTCGTGCGGCGTCAACGCTGCGTTCTTGCGCGACAGCGACTTTCAGGTGCGTCCGTTGGGCGGCACAACATTGCTCGAAGGCAGCGTAGAGTTGCGGATTCCGGTGTGGGGTTCTCTCGTCGGAGCCCTGTTCGTTGACGGCGCCATTTTGGGAGAAGGCACGCTGAACTCGATCACGCGGGGCACGGGCGCCATCACGCCGGGATTCGGCGTGCGATACGAATCACCGGTAGGGCCTATTCGGGTCGATCTGGGACTTCGACCGACGCTGCGTCGCGCGCTCCCTGTCATCACGCAGACGACAGACAGCGCGGGGCAGCGTGTCCTCGTCGCGCTCGCGCCGGCGACAGGCTGCGGTGCGCTGTCGAGTGAAGGCTGTCGCACGTTTCCCGATCCGTTGGAACGCATGGGCCTGCTTCGCAAGTGGGCGAATCGTCTCACGCTCCACCTCAGCATCGGTCAGGCCTTCTAATGGGAACTCCCCTGCGACGCGTCGCTATCGGTGCCGCCGCCATCGTCCTCGCCATCGTCTCGCTGGCGGTGGGGGCGGCCTTCGTGTTTACCAATACCGATTGGGGACGCGAGCAGGTACGCGTTCGAGCACTGACGGCGCTGAACGGCGCCGCGCACGGGATCGTCAAGGTGGGCGCGGTGAGCGGCAACTTGCTGACGGGTCTTACGCTGCACGATCTCTCGATCACCGACAGCGCAGGCAGTCCCTTCATTGTGGCCGGCGAACTGCACGCCGATTACGGCCTGCGGGCGCTCATCAGCCGACGCATTGCGTTGC
This genomic window from Gemmatimonas sp. contains:
- the trxA gene encoding thioredoxin, whose translation is MTTTSARKAVLPCTACGKLNRVDLSRADAQPKCGTCRVPLVLDAPVVLTDANFDTVVANSTVPVMVDFYADWCGPCKMMAPVFAQFAKQQRGQAIVAKVDTDRNPGVASRFAIRSIPTIALLKDGKEVARQVGAVPMGQLEQMVISAR
- a CDS encoding DPP IV N-terminal domain-containing protein, encoding MRRSLLRAILSGPLVAAPLLAQSRAITAADYARAERFLAFNTSNLVSRTGVQPTWLPDGRFTYRVRLADGSSPLVVVDPIKGTKTDCTAAGANCPAEPARANGRPAARPGGRPPEHVSPDGKTAAFIRDWNLWVRDVATNKETQVTTDGVKDFGYATDNAGWIHSDRAILTWSPDSKKMATFQQDQRNVGEMYLVKMKVGHPELSAWKYPLPGDSVVSMIHRVIVDLSASTPKVVRFKMPADQHRSSVCDHISCSGGELSDVEWYADGSKLAFLSNSRDHKIATLRIADASTGDVRDVLREEVATQFESGDNVANWRVLPATNEVIWFSERDDWGQLYLYDLATGALKSKITTGDGPVLSVERVDAKARMIWFVAAGKIPGRDPYFRHLYRIGMNGKGLTLLTPEDGDHNTTLSPNGAVFVDSWSRADLAPIAVLRNASTGKLISTLEQGDISKLVATGWKAPTRITVKDRAGKWDLYGVMWTPTALDSTKKYPIINYIYPGPQGGSVGSRQFSAATRDNQALAELGFIVVAIDGTGNPTRSKSFHDAYYGRMSDNTLPDQIAGMKQLAERYRFIDLERAGMWGHSGGGFATASAMFQYPDFFKVGISESGNHDNRNYEDDWGERYHGLLTKSGAVDNYDKEANQTLAKHLKGKLMLAHGTMDDNVPPDNTWLVVDALIKAGKDFDLVMIPNAAHGYGAASNYMMRRRWDYFVQHLLGATPPKEYQIGPKN
- a CDS encoding metalloregulator ArsR/SmtB family transcription factor, which produces MAHKVMRPELLDLVADRFKALSDRARLSLLQELRGGSCTVNELVEATGMGQANVSRHLAILFNHGLVSRERDGVYVRYELADADVLKLCELVCGRLESELAERKKVISGR
- a CDS encoding DUF423 domain-containing protein, whose product is MDRLFVMIGALSGGIGVAAGAFGAHALKARLEPRMLEVFETGARYQMYHAIALLAAAWIVTRFPGSLANASGWLFLAGTLLFSGSLYAMALTGVRALGAITPLGGVCFIAGWACLALAAMRAR
- a CDS encoding amidohydrolase family protein, which produces MSASLALPRRALVALFTLSAATLSAQTTRDPATLPVVLRASRVIDGTGRTLRNQDVTVQGGRITAMRASVGPLPARGIDLGARTLLPGLIDTHVHLGWYITDKQRLHEDRDGDTPDVSTLQRAGNAWATLRAGFTTVQSIGEADNAVLRDAINAGRIPGPRVLTSLGTLNERTGGGSPDSLRASVRRFKARGADVIKIFASKSIRDGGEATMTPEQLEAACGESKAQGLRSVVHAHSAEAVQRAARAGCTQVEHGVFADDATRALLVQRGTFFDPQCGLVFHNYLDNKPWFEGIGNYNAAGFASMEQAIPLAEKGIGLAAKLPTLKLVFGTDAVAGAHGRNAEELVCRVRRGGQPAMDAIVSATSRAAESLGLEKEIGRIAVGYAADLIATDGDPVAQIEASQLVSFVMKGGRVYRHDAARRTGARK
- a CDS encoding twin-arginine translocation signal domain-containing protein; translated protein: MTSRRSFLKTAGALTAGVATVGTSTACAVKDPTASNATGQENSAERVRGFDRVLLDAVATAVLPASLGATGIRTATNAFVAWADDYEPVAEEMHGYGYADVRYLPADPSPAWRAQLSALELLAHKHGTEGFATLPMAQRQELLSAVLRDQRGDRLPAPLNANHVAIALLSHWSSGPNAWDAALGARVAPGVCRTLGDATRKPLPVTMEPRT
- a CDS encoding OsmC family protein — translated: MQRTAQAVWKGTGKEGSGTLTTPSGVLNAQPYSFKLRFQDEDGRNGTNPEELIAAAHAGCFSMALSFQLANAGFTADEINTTAVLTMEPVDGNQTITQIVLKLAATIPGITAEQFQTLAENAKAGCPVSRLFKAEISLEASLA
- a CDS encoding DUF2892 domain-containing protein is translated as MCNDKIIRRIAGVFVMLSVALGYFVHPGFLFFTAFVGFNLFQSSITNCCPLELMLGKAGMFGCTPKRS
- a CDS encoding BamA/TamA family outer membrane protein, whose amino-acid sequence is MHVLHHTPRTAPANWLPFVVRPAVSLWLTSLVLLLAAVSSPADAQPNTERGPRTAQRESPEIRELKITGTSKLPVAALRQSLVSKPSACKSLLLKPFCVITKSRHIYERSYLDRDEFQRDVLRALVFYFRRGYRDVAIDTSIVRVGSNAVRITMSVKEGPPTRVASTSVVSFAPVPIDSAGLIRPRVNEPLNLLAIDSTVASVRDALWEKGFADAVITPSTKVDSAADSASLSFRVDPKRRVTIGEVRIEGVEKISELAIRRSLRIAPGDVFRRSRIAQSQRALYESALFRRATIDTLAHAPGVPDSVKSLIVRVIEAPQREARASVGFTTADFVQAEARFTDNYWLGGTRKFDATITVGNLLAEQLTQSQFFVNFTNISRDNALGRFYSPTYQASVEARQRWFRSPRNTIGAGLFTHRRSSPGVFVDRGYGASGTFTRELAVRTPLSATYRFEISSVEAGDVYFCVNYGVCDASTILALRGQQRLSPAAAVISMDRSDSPLSPTRGIRFRAEAEHASALTASDFRYNRALADVAMYRPLPFRNIVAALHVRAGWVQPLASTAGAVGLPANREALGSAEILHPRKRFYAGGAQSVRGFGENQLGPRVLTIAPDVLRGRAISKGDTTYGCALATPIASCGVNAAFLRDSDFQVRPLGGTTLLEGSVELRIPVWGSLVGALFVDGAILGEGTLNSITRGTGAITPGFGVRYESPVGPIRVDLGLRPTLRRALPVITQTTDSAGQRVLVALAPATGCGALSSEGCRTFPDPLERMGLLRKWANRLTLHLSIGQAF
- a CDS encoding GMC family oxidoreductase, which gives rise to MITHNADIVIVGSGITAALMAASLAEKTTKSILVVEAGKPTTPFADRVKARERWRAYGESPWKQDHLDDQNATGTTWGFSPSMNVGGLAMHWGGVSPRYSPEDFALRSMYGVGSDWPFNYDDLDPFYQEAEERMGVAGEQGPVALDPRGKPYPLPPLPINYNLAQLQQWATKAGIVTWSTPSAKNSVAQDGRGQCQRCDTCYPVCPTGAKYSPDFTWDALVARKRITLVTETLVRKLEADPKTGRITRATGNRTNASGEEVTIEGGTFVLAAGFVWSPHLLLLSKSSAFPDGLANRSGLVGKYLAGHRNVNAYLRLPMELFPGINVQHSLVSKQFMRVPRSARYLRHDLRIWESSVGREPRLRDDDGRVQFGDDLMKDWQQRAKGATARVRGYYDVLPDKESALALDAKKVNRFGDPMPNVSFKDAPESAALKEWQEEQLRDLFRTMAKAGGGEILRMENSANDLGQEHPVGGCRMGTDPTQSVVDAHGRAHDHENLWVAGAPAQPTASCCNGTLTFVAVGLRTAAAIAGAAAV